In Limnobaculum parvum, one DNA window encodes the following:
- the raiA gene encoding ribosome-associated translation inhibitor RaiA, which translates to MTLNITSKQMDITPAIRSHVEDRLKKLDKWQAQLINPHIVLSKDPKGFVADATITTPNGPLVASAKHEDMYVAINELLLKLERQLNKVQHKSEARRTEGSVKEANLQQLEED; encoded by the coding sequence ATGACATTAAATATTACTAGCAAACAAATGGACATTACACCGGCAATCCGTTCACACGTCGAGGACCGTCTTAAAAAGCTAGATAAATGGCAGGCTCAGTTAATTAATCCGCATATTGTGTTATCGAAAGACCCCAAAGGTTTCGTCGCCGACGCAACAATCACTACGCCAAATGGCCCTCTGGTTGCAAGTGCTAAGCATGAAGATATGTATGTCGCCATCAATGAGCTACTACTCAAGCTCGAACGACAACTCAACAAAGTACAGCATAAGAGTGAAGCCCGGCGTACCGAGGGCAGCGTGAAAGAGGCCAATTTGCAGCAGCTTGAAGAAGATTAA
- the dksA gene encoding RNA polymerase-binding protein DksA, translating into MQEGQKRKTSSLSILAIAGLEPYKEKPGEEYMNEAQLKHFKLILEAWRGQLRDEVDRTVSHMQDEAANFPDPADRATQEEEFSLELRNRDRERKLIKKIDKTLQKIAEDDFGYCESCGVEIGIRRLEARPTADLCIDCKTLAEIREKQMAG; encoded by the coding sequence ATGCAAGAAGGGCAAAAGCGTAAAACATCGTCCTTAAGTATCCTGGCTATCGCAGGCTTAGAGCCTTATAAAGAGAAGCCGGGAGAAGAATATATGAACGAAGCCCAGCTTAAACATTTCAAGCTGATTCTTGAAGCATGGCGAGGCCAACTGAGAGACGAAGTCGATCGTACTGTCAGCCACATGCAAGACGAAGCGGCGAACTTCCCCGATCCTGCAGACCGTGCAACGCAGGAAGAAGAGTTTAGCCTGGAACTACGGAACCGTGACCGTGAACGTAAGCTGATCAAAAAAATCGATAAAACACTGCAAAAAATCGCAGAAGACGATTTTGGTTACTGTGAATCCTGCGGCGTGGAAATCGGTATTCGCCGTCTTGAAGCCCGTCCTACTGCCGATTTGTGTATCGACTGTAAAACGTTGGCTGAGATTCGCGAAAAACAAATGGCGGGTTAA
- the hrpB gene encoding ATP-dependent helicase HrpB, with protein sequence MSLPVSEVLQPLLDALQHSPCVLLQAPPGAGKSTWLPLKLLEQSSWLSGRIIMLEPRRLAARSVAQRLAQQLNEPVGERIGYRMRSESLSGPATRLDVVTEGVLIRMLQQDPMLEDVSLVILDEFHERSLQADLALSLLLDVQSGLRDDLKLLIMSATLDNQRLQQFLPDAPVISAQGRSFPVERHYLSLPASGYFEDKVAQAVKQIVNQHSDSMLLFLPGVAEIRRIYDLLSGSLTDEIDLCPLYGALSLAEQQKAISPSPSGRRKIVLATNIAETSLTIDGIHLVVDSGLERVARFDPRTGLTRLITQRISKASMTQRAGRAGRLSAGACWHLFSREQAERAAEQGEAEIMQSDLSGLTMELLQWGCRDIQQMHWLDSPPSSSLAAARRLLIQLEAVDEQGSLTQIGRQMAETGCEPRLAAMLVCALKQKPGSLATALLLAAIVEEPPRSGTKDISYWLMHPQATWTKRARQLGQRLQCRHTTIDSDDIPFLLAAGFADRIAQKRGEEGRYLLANGMGAQIDTDDGLCRSEWLIAASLLQGANSPDARMLLAAKVEPDVLAQRMPRLVTQQSAIEWDEEKGTLRAWQRQQIGRLVLKAQPLSKPSEAQLHAALLEWVRTQGISALAWDEEAVQLRTRIQRAQEWLPQYPWPSVDDSELLETLDAWLLPSLKGVRDIKGLKQINLSEALKSKLDWQQRQRLDGELPVSYCVPTGSRLPIRYDSERPPVLAVRLQEMFGEKQTPVIADGRVSLVVELLSPAHRPLQITQDLAAFWQGAYKEVQKEMKGRYPKHVWPDDPANALPTRKTKRFHNG encoded by the coding sequence GTGTCTCTGCCGGTAAGTGAAGTTCTTCAGCCATTACTTGATGCCTTACAGCATTCGCCGTGCGTATTGTTGCAGGCCCCGCCCGGTGCGGGGAAGTCGACGTGGTTGCCGTTGAAGTTGCTTGAACAGTCATCTTGGCTGTCAGGGCGGATTATTATGTTGGAGCCGCGCCGTTTGGCGGCTCGCAGTGTTGCCCAACGGTTAGCACAGCAGTTGAATGAGCCCGTGGGGGAACGAATTGGTTATCGGATGCGTTCTGAAAGTCTGAGCGGGCCGGCGACGCGACTGGACGTGGTGACGGAGGGGGTGCTGATCCGTATGCTGCAACAGGATCCGATGCTGGAAGATGTTTCGCTGGTGATTCTGGATGAATTTCATGAACGCAGTTTACAGGCGGATTTAGCCCTTAGCTTGTTGTTGGATGTTCAGAGCGGCCTGCGGGATGATTTGAAGCTACTGATTATGTCGGCAACGTTGGATAATCAGCGGTTGCAACAGTTTTTACCGGACGCCCCCGTGATTTCGGCACAAGGGCGCAGTTTTCCGGTTGAACGTCACTATCTATCGTTACCTGCCAGCGGATATTTTGAAGATAAGGTGGCTCAGGCGGTCAAGCAGATTGTGAATCAACATTCAGATTCAATGCTGCTGTTTTTGCCCGGCGTAGCAGAGATTCGGCGGATATATGATTTGTTATCCGGCAGCCTGACGGATGAGATCGACCTTTGCCCACTGTATGGCGCACTGTCTCTGGCGGAACAGCAAAAAGCAATTTCCCCCTCTCCTTCAGGGCGTCGGAAAATTGTGTTGGCGACCAACATTGCAGAAACCAGTTTGACCATTGACGGTATTCATCTGGTGGTCGACAGCGGCCTTGAACGAGTGGCGCGTTTCGACCCGCGCACGGGGTTGACGCGCTTAATCACTCAACGTATTTCTAAAGCGTCCATGACCCAACGAGCTGGTCGTGCTGGACGTTTATCTGCCGGCGCATGCTGGCATCTGTTTTCCCGCGAGCAGGCAGAGCGTGCAGCAGAGCAGGGTGAAGCAGAAATTATGCAAAGTGATTTATCCGGGCTGACGATGGAACTGCTGCAATGGGGTTGTCGCGATATTCAGCAAATGCATTGGCTGGACTCGCCTCCTTCCTCTTCTCTGGCTGCCGCTCGACGGCTCTTGATCCAGCTTGAAGCCGTTGACGAACAGGGAAGCTTGACCCAAATTGGCCGTCAAATGGCCGAAACCGGCTGTGAACCGCGGCTGGCGGCGATGCTCGTTTGTGCGCTGAAACAGAAGCCAGGATCTTTAGCTACCGCCTTATTATTGGCCGCTATCGTGGAAGAACCGCCGAGAAGCGGAACCAAAGATATTAGCTATTGGCTGATGCATCCACAGGCAACATGGACAAAACGCGCTCGACAACTGGGGCAACGATTACAATGTCGCCATACCACAATAGACAGTGATGACATTCCCTTTTTATTGGCGGCTGGCTTTGCCGATCGTATTGCTCAAAAACGTGGGGAAGAGGGCCGCTACCTGTTGGCTAACGGCATGGGTGCCCAAATTGATACGGATGATGGCCTGTGCCGCTCCGAATGGTTGATTGCAGCTTCACTATTGCAGGGGGCTAACAGCCCAGATGCGCGTATGCTGTTGGCGGCCAAAGTAGAACCAGATGTATTAGCGCAACGTATGCCACGGCTGGTCACACAGCAAAGTGCCATTGAATGGGATGAAGAGAAAGGAACATTGCGCGCTTGGCAGCGCCAACAAATTGGTCGTCTGGTGCTAAAGGCCCAACCGCTTAGTAAACCTTCGGAAGCGCAATTACACGCAGCATTGTTGGAGTGGGTGAGAACGCAAGGTATTTCGGCTTTAGCTTGGGACGAAGAGGCGGTGCAATTACGTACCCGTATTCAGCGAGCACAGGAGTGGCTGCCTCAGTATCCGTGGCCGTCGGTGGATGACAGCGAACTGTTAGAAACGCTGGATGCATGGTTATTACCCTCACTGAAAGGCGTTAGAGATATTAAGGGGCTCAAACAGATTAATCTTTCTGAAGCGTTAAAAAGCAAGCTGGACTGGCAGCAGCGCCAGCGTCTGGATGGTGAATTGCCCGTCAGCTATTGCGTGCCGACCGGTTCACGCTTACCAATACGCTACGATAGCGAACGACCGCCGGTACTGGCGGTTCGGTTACAGGAAATGTTCGGCGAAAAGCAAACTCCGGTGATTGCTGATGGTCGGGTTTCTCTGGTGGTTGAGCTGCTATCCCCGGCACACCGGCCATTACAAATTACTCAGGATTTAGCCGCTTTTTGGCAGGGGGCTTATAAAGAGGTGCAGAAAGAGATGAAGGGCCGCTACCCAAAACATGTATGGCCTGACGACCCGGCGAACGCGCTTCCTACCCGTAAAACTAAACGTTTTCATAATGGTTGA
- the pheA gene encoding bifunctional chorismate mutase/prephenate dehydratase has translation MSDNPLSGLRERITALDLKLLELLAERRDLALDVARTKQSTHLPIRDKERERDLLKRLVEEGKKHRLDGHYITRLFQIIIEDSVLTQQALLQQYVNQDKLSSARIAFLGPKGSYSHLAARQYAARHFDTLVECGCNKFDDIFRQVEIGQADYGILPIENTSSGSINEVYDLLQSTNLFIVGELTNPINHCLLSSVDTDLNQIEVVYSHPQPFQQCSQYLNGFPNWKIEYCESTSAAMEKVASLKSSKAVALGSEPGGALYNLQVLEHSLANQKENITRFIVVARKPVEVAPQIPAKTTIIVATGQQSGALVEALLVLRKHNVVMTKLESRPINGNPWEEMFYIDMQVNLESEAMQNALEDLMPITRSVKVVGCYPSETVVPVKVS, from the coding sequence ATGAGCGATAACCCACTATCGGGGCTGAGAGAACGTATCACCGCACTCGATCTTAAACTGCTGGAACTGCTGGCCGAACGTCGTGATTTAGCACTAGACGTAGCCAGAACCAAACAATCAACCCATCTCCCTATTCGCGATAAAGAGCGCGAACGCGATCTGCTAAAACGCTTGGTGGAAGAAGGGAAAAAGCATCGGCTTGATGGTCACTATATTACCCGTCTGTTTCAAATCATCATTGAAGACTCGGTACTGACCCAGCAAGCGCTGCTGCAACAGTATGTTAATCAGGACAAACTTAGCTCGGCACGTATCGCATTCCTGGGGCCTAAAGGTTCTTACTCCCATCTGGCGGCGCGTCAATACGCCGCGCGCCACTTTGATACCTTGGTAGAATGCGGCTGCAATAAGTTTGATGATATTTTCAGACAGGTCGAAATCGGTCAGGCTGACTACGGAATTCTCCCTATCGAGAACACCAGCTCCGGCTCCATCAATGAAGTGTATGACCTGTTACAGTCCACTAATCTGTTTATCGTGGGGGAATTAACCAATCCGATTAATCACTGTCTGCTATCGTCGGTCGATACCGATCTGAACCAGATTGAAGTGGTTTATAGTCATCCACAACCTTTCCAGCAGTGTAGCCAGTACCTTAACGGCTTCCCGAACTGGAAAATCGAATATTGCGAAAGCACCTCAGCGGCAATGGAAAAAGTCGCCAGCCTGAAATCTTCTAAAGCGGTAGCCTTGGGCAGCGAGCCCGGTGGTGCACTGTATAATCTTCAGGTGCTGGAACACAGTCTGGCTAACCAAAAAGAGAACATCACCCGCTTTATTGTCGTGGCGCGTAAACCGGTTGAAGTCGCGCCACAGATACCGGCGAAAACCACCATTATCGTTGCCACCGGTCAACAGTCTGGTGCACTGGTGGAAGCCCTGCTGGTGTTGCGTAAACACAATGTGGTGATGACTAAACTGGAATCTCGGCCAATTAACGGTAACCCGTGGGAAGAGATGTTCTATATCGATATGCAGGTCAACCTCGAATCAGAAGCCATGCAAAACGCACTGGAAGACCTAATGCCCATTACCCGGTCGGTGAAGGTAGTAGGGTGTTATCCGAGTGAAACCGTGGTGCCGGTTAAAGTAAGTTAG
- the sfsA gene encoding DNA/RNA nuclease SfsA, which yields MNFTTPLQPATLIKRYKRFLADVITPQGEELTLHCANTGAMTGCAEPGDTVWYSTSDNPKRKYPHSWELTQTQAGDTICVNTLQANALVKESLENHWIKELTGYSSLRSEVRYGDENSRIDFLLEHPDRPKCYVEVKSVTLLHQGCGYFPDAVTTRGQKHLRELEIMAENGHRAMLFFAVLHSGIDSVKVAQHIDPIYAKLFEQVKKHGVEVVCYKARLSPTEVILQSPVSVTG from the coding sequence ATGAACTTCACCACCCCACTGCAACCCGCCACGCTAATCAAACGCTACAAGCGTTTCCTTGCCGATGTCATCACTCCGCAGGGGGAAGAACTCACGCTACACTGTGCCAATACCGGTGCCATGACCGGCTGTGCCGAACCCGGCGACACCGTCTGGTACTCCACCTCTGATAATCCCAAGCGGAAATATCCCCATTCATGGGAGCTAACCCAAACCCAAGCGGGTGATACTATTTGTGTCAACACGCTACAGGCCAACGCACTGGTTAAAGAATCGCTGGAAAACCACTGGATTAAAGAGTTAACTGGCTACAGTTCGCTACGCAGTGAAGTCCGTTATGGTGATGAGAACAGCCGCATTGATTTTCTGCTAGAGCATCCCGATCGACCAAAGTGCTATGTTGAAGTGAAATCCGTCACCCTGCTACATCAAGGCTGTGGCTATTTTCCCGATGCGGTCACAACGCGCGGTCAAAAACATCTGCGCGAATTAGAAATAATGGCAGAAAATGGACATCGGGCTATGCTTTTCTTTGCCGTGCTACACAGTGGAATTGATAGCGTTAAAGTGGCACAACATATTGACCCAATTTACGCAAAGCTTTTTGAACAAGTTAAGAAACACGGTGTCGAAGTCGTCTGTTATAAAGCCAGACTATCGCCAACAGAGGTGATACTACAAAGTCCGGTATCCGTCACGGGTTAA